A region of Desulfurobacteriaceae bacterium DNA encodes the following proteins:
- the gspK gene encoding type II secretion system minor pseudopilin GspK: MVAVIFSFLISIYSLSISSVSKSSEFRDYVKAYHAAVSAVKVALDYLKKRRDAFGFEPISYTYRGISVSLRITDECGRLNVNKLTNQLYYNVAKRLFENLKLNPSLASSIKDWIDRDDIPTDEGVESLYYETLGYKPSNKNMKSIYELLYVKGVDEKIFKQLEDYVTVYGDGKININSAPLEVLLALSEDMDEDAAKSILENRPIKNLEDLINLPGFSEELFFLIRPLITNRCNYFRIEASASYQDSLVSLVAFTTRDKILEWKVVQ; encoded by the coding sequence ATGGTTGCTGTTATATTTTCTTTTCTTATTTCTATTTACTCCCTTTCGATATCAAGTGTTTCTAAGTCCTCTGAGTTTAGGGATTACGTTAAAGCATACCACGCTGCAGTTTCTGCTGTAAAAGTTGCATTGGATTACTTGAAAAAGAGAAGAGATGCCTTCGGCTTTGAACCAATATCCTATACTTATAGAGGAATTTCCGTTTCTTTGAGAATAACCGATGAGTGTGGAAGGTTAAACGTAAATAAGCTAACTAATCAGCTTTACTACAACGTGGCAAAAAGACTTTTTGAAAACTTAAAGTTAAATCCAAGTTTGGCATCATCCATAAAAGATTGGATTGATAGAGATGATATTCCAACAGATGAAGGGGTGGAAAGCCTTTACTACGAAACTCTTGGTTATAAACCATCAAATAAAAATATGAAGTCGATATACGAACTTCTCTATGTGAAAGGGGTTGATGAAAAGATTTTTAAGCAACTTGAAGACTACGTTACAGTTTACGGTGATGGTAAGATAAATATTAACTCAGCACCTTTAGAGGTACTTTTAGCTCTTTCTGAAGATATGGATGAAGATGCTGCCAAATCAATTTTGGAAAATAGACCAATTAAGAATTTGGAGGATTTAATAAACCTTCCTGGATTTAGTGAAGAACTTTTTTTTCTTATTAGACCGCTGATTACAAATAGATGCAACTATTTTAGAATTGAGGCTTCTGCTTCTTATCAAGATTCATTAGTTAGTTTAGTTGCTTTTACAACGAGGGATAAAATTCTGGAGTGGAAAGTTGTTCAATGA